A genomic segment from Dendropsophus ebraccatus isolate aDenEbr1 chromosome 7, aDenEbr1.pat, whole genome shotgun sequence encodes:
- the SEC31A gene encoding protein transport protein Sec31A isoform X12 — protein MKLKEIDRTAMQAWSPSQQHPIYLATGTSAQQLDATFSTNASLEIFELDLDEPSLDMKSCASFASSHRYHKLIWGPHGANSESSVTGILIAGGENGNVILYDPAKILAGDNNVLIAQQDKHTGPVRALDVNPFQTNLFASGANESEIYIWDCNHLAVPMTPGTKSQPLEDISCIAWNRQVQHILASASPSGRATVWDLRKNEPILKVSDHSNRMHCSGMAWHPDVATQMVLSSEDDRLPVIQMWDLRFASSPLRVMENHARGILAIAWSMADPEMLLSCAKDSKILCSNPNTGEVLYELPTNTQWCFDIQWCPRNPAVLSAASFDGHISVYSIMGGGNDNLNQKQADKLSLSFGNLDPFGTGQSLPPLQLPQQTAPQSSVQPLKKPPKWLRRPVGASFSFGGKLVTFGAEKTQAAQQHPQGDRYHVYVSQVVTEEEFLNRSNKLQDVVSTGAFLDYCQKKIDDAKNDFEKNVWSFLKVNFEDDSRGKYLELLGFRKEDLGAKIASVLSQVDGPDQTVKETDQAVENDEEESDASEELILGESANQEKGEGGASTPSGETFNISVSGDVDGLITQALLTGNFESAVDLCLHDNRMADAIILAIAGGPDLLARTQTKYFAKSQSKITRLITAVVTKNWSDIVESCDLKNWREALAAVLTYARPEEFATLCDLLGSRLEKEGDQSLQAQACLCYICAGNVEKLVACWTKAQDGVSPLSLQDLIEKVVILRKAVQVTQAVDTQDVGVLLADKMSQYAILLAAQGSLAAAMAFLPNNTNQLNIVQLRERLCRAQGESSVPSTNTMPTRTAPAVPQRIPTHVNPTSDNHYYPQARIAPTVTSWSNKNPTALTSPAPAASSSFDTQRENAPPPGFNIPGNMYPSPPVATAPPPDSNANPYNMGARQTYPQPYPPAPQYYGSEGQAVYPPQPSASVPAASPYPSSYVPSSHSAPQPLYPVQPQHSPVSSSSSLPSLPPPGHSFQHARPGVPAASAPYAIPPPGSTGPQNGWNDPPALSRTSKKKAMHSLPAEKITKNPIPEEHLILKTTFEALIQRCLSSAIDPQTKRKLDDANKRLESLYDKLREQTLSPSIIAGLHNIARSIESRNYMEGLNIHTHIVSTSNFSETSAFMPVLKVVLTQANKLGV, from the exons ATGAAGCTAAAAGAGATTGACCGTACTGCTATGCAGGCCTGGAGCCCTTCTCAGCAACATCCCATATATCTAGCTACAG GCACCTCTGCCCAACAGCTTGATGCCACATTCAGCACAAATGCATCTTTGGAGATTTTCGAGCTGGATTTGGATGAACCATCGCTAGATATGAAGTCCTGCGCTTCCTTTGCCTCTTCTCAtcg GTACCATAAGCTTATTTGGGGGCCACATGGAGCAAACTCTGAAAGCAGCGTTACAGGTATTCTCATTGCCGGAGGGGAGAACGGAAATGTAATTCTTTATGACCCCGCCAAGATTTTGGCCGGTGACAATAACGTGCTGATCGCTCAGCAGGATAAGCATACTGGGCCAGTCAGAGCTTTGGATGTAAATCCCTTCCAG ACAAACCTTTTTGCCTCTGGTGCCAATGAATCTGAAATTTACATTTGGGATTGTAATCACCTAGCTGTCCCCATGACGCCTGGCACCAAATCTCAG cCCCTGGAGGACATCAGCTGCATTGCATGGAACAGACAAGTTCAGCACATTCTGGCTTCTGCTAGCCCCAGTGGTAGAGCCACAGTATGGGACCTGCGAAAAAATGAACCAATTCTTAAAGTCAGCGACCACAGCAACAGG ATGCATTGTTCTGGCATGGCTTGGCATCCTGATGTGGCTACACAAATGGTCTTGTCTTCTGAAGATGATCGCTTACCTGTAATACAGATGTGGGATCTTAGATTTGCTTCTTCACCATTACGAGTGATGGAAAATCATGCAAG GGGCATCTTGGCTATTGCCTGGAGTATGGCAGACCCAGAAATGTTACTGAGCTGTGCGAAAGACTCCAAAATACTCTGCTCCAATCCCAACACCGGAGAA GTTTTGTATGAACTTCCTACCAATACCCAGTGGTGTTTTGATATCCAGTGGTGTCCGCGGAATCCGGCTGTGCTTTCTGCAGCTTCTTTTGATGGACATATCAGCGTTTATTCCATCATGGGTGGAGGCAATGACAATCTCAATCAGAAACAGGCGGATAAG CTTTCTTTATCTTTTGGGAATTTGGACCCATTTGGCACTGGACAatcccttcctcctctgcagcttcctCAGCAGACTGCACCACAGAGCAGCGTTCAACCTCTGAAAAAACCACCAAAGTGGCTGCGACGACCAGTTGGGGCCTCATTTTCT tttgGGGGGAAGTTGGTTACGTTTGGAGCTGAGAAGACTCAAGCAGCCCAACAGCATCCACAGGGGGACCGGTATCACGTGTATGTCAGCCAAGTGGTCACTGAGGAAGAATTTCTGAACCGCTCCAACAAACTTCAAGATGTGGTCAGCACAGGAGCGTTCCTTGACTATTGCCAGAAAAAGATTGATGATGCCAAGAATGACTTTGAAAAAAATGTCTGGTCATTCCTCAAG GTAAATTTTGAAGATGATTCTCGAGGGAAGTATCTAGAGCTTCTAGGATTCAGAAAGGAAGATCTTGGAGCAAAG ATTGCATCTGTTTTAAGCCAAGTTGATGGGCCAGATCAG ACTGTCAAAGAAACTGACCAGGCTGTAGAGAATGATGAGGAAGAAAGTGATGCGTCAGAGGAACTGATCTTGGGGGAG AGTGCAAACCAAGAGAAAGGAGAAGGTGGTGCCTCCACCCCGTCAGGTGAAACATTTAATATATCAGTGAGCGGAG ATGTTGATGGACTTATCACTCAAGCTTTGCTGACGGGGAACTTTGAAAGTGCAGTTGATCTTTGTTTACATGATAACCGTATGGCTGATGCAATTATTCTGGCCATTGCCGGAGGACCTGATTTATTGGCCAGGACGCAAACCAAATACTTTGCTAAATCGCAAAGCAAAATAACAAGG CtgatcacggctgttgttaccaAGAACTGGAGTGATATTGTGGAATCCTGTGATCTTAAGAATTGGAGAGAAGCACTTGCTGCAGTCTTGACCTATGCCAGGCCTGAAGAATTTGCTACTCTGTGTG ACCTATTGGGCTCCAGGCTTGAAAAGGAGGGTGATCAGTCTCTGCAGGCACAAGCCTGTCTATGCTACATCTGTGCAGGGAATGTAGAGAAACTAGTGGCCTGTTGGACCAAAGCCCAGGATGGAGTCAGCCCCCTCTCACTTCAG GATCTTATAGAAAAAGTGGTCATACTTCGTAAAGCCGTGCAAGTCACACAAGCTGTGGATACACAAGATGTTGGTGTCCTCCTGGCAGATAAGATGAGTCAGTATGCCATCTTACTGGCAGCTCAGGGTAGCCTTGCAGCTGCTATGGCATTTTTACCCAACAACACCAATCAG CTAAACATAGTGCAGTTGCGGGAGAGATTGTGCCGAGCACAAGGAGAGAGCAGCGTGCCTTCCACAAACACTATGCCAACCCGCACAGCACCAGCGGTTCCACAGCGCATACCAACGCATGTGAATCCAACATCGGACAACCATTACTACCCACAG GCTAGAATTGCCCCTACTGTCACTTCCTGGAGTAACAAAAACCCTACTGCCCTTACCAGCCCTgcacctgctgcctcctcttccttTGACACACAG agAGAAAATGCTCCTCCACCTGGCTTCAACATCCCTGGTAATATGTATCCATCTCCTCCTGTAGCTACAGCTCCACCACCGGATTCTAATGCCAACCCGTACAACATGGGGGCTCGGCAAACCTACCCCCAAC CCTATCCACCTGCTCCACAGTATTACGGTTCTGAGGGACAAGCGGTCTATCCACCTCAACCGTCAGCCTCAGTTCCCGCTGCCTCACCATACCCTAGCTCTTATGTCCCATCTTCCCACTCTGCTCCTCAACCTCTCTATCCTGTGCAGCCTCAACACTCTCCAGTGTCGTCATCATCTTCACTtccttctctccctcctcctggacATTCCTTCCAGCATGCCAGGCCAGGAGTGCCAGCTGCCTCTGCTCCTTATGCAATACCTCCACCTGGATCTACAG GGCCACAGAATGGATGGAATGACCCCCCTGCTCTCAGTAGAACTTCAAAGAAAAAG GCTATGCACAGCTTACCTGCTGAGAAGATCACCAAGAACCCGATCCCTGAGGAGCATCTAATCCTGAAAACGACTTTTGAAGCCCTCATCCAAAGATGTTTATCATCAGCCATCGATCCT caAACCAAAAGGAAATTGGATGATGCAAATAAGAGGCTGGAGTCCTTGTATGACAAGCTCAGAGAGCAAACG CTGTCTCCATCAATTATTGCAGGTTTACACAACATCGCCAGAAGTATTGAGTCTCGAAACTATATGGAAGGTCTGAACATCCATACTCACATAGTGAGCACCAGTAACTTCAGTGAAACATCTGCCTTCATGCCAGTACTCAAAGTAGTGCTTACCCAGGCCAATAAACTTGGAGTGTGA
- the SEC31A gene encoding protein transport protein Sec31A isoform X7, with translation MKLKEIDRTAMQAWSPSQQHPIYLATGTSAQQLDATFSTNASLEIFELDLDEPSLDMKSCASFASSHRYHKLIWGPHGANSESSVTGILIAGGENGNVILYDPAKILAGDNNVLIAQQDKHTGPVRALDVNPFQTNLFASGANESEIYIWDCNHLAVPMTPGTKSQPLEDISCIAWNRQVQHILASASPSGRATVWDLRKNEPILKVSDHSNRMHCSGMAWHPDVATQMVLSSEDDRLPVIQMWDLRFASSPLRVMENHARGILAIAWSMADPEMLLSCAKDSKILCSNPNTGEVLYELPTNTQWCFDIQWCPRNPAVLSAASFDGHISVYSIMGGGNDNLNQKQADKLSLSFGNLDPFGTGQSLPPLQLPQQTAPQSSVQPLKKPPKWLRRPVGASFSFGGKLVTFGAEKTQAAQQHPQGDRYHVYVSQVVTEEEFLNRSNKLQDVVSTGAFLDYCQKKIDDAKNDFEKNVWSFLKVNFEDDSRGKYLELLGFRKEDLGAKIASVLSQVDGPDQTVKETDQAVENDEEESDASEELILGESANQEKGEGGASTPSGETFNISVSGDVDGLITQALLTGNFESAVDLCLHDNRMADAIILAIAGGPDLLARTQTKYFAKSQSKITRLITAVVTKNWSDIVESCDLKNWREALAAVLTYARPEEFATLCDLLGSRLEKEGDQSLQAQACLCYICAGNVEKLVACWTKAQDGVSPLSLQDLIEKVVILRKAVQVTQAVDTQDVGVLLADKMSQYAILLAAQGSLAAAMAFLPNNTNQLNIVQLRERLCRAQGESSVPSTNTMPTRTAPAVPQRIPTHVNPTSDNHYYPQRENAPPPGFNIPGNMYPSPPVATAPPPDSNANPYNMGARQTYPQPYPPAPQYYGSEGQAVYPPQPSASVPAASPYPSSYVPSSHSAPQPLYPVQPQHSPVSSSSSLPSLPPPGHSFQHARPGVPAASAPYAIPPPGSTGTLPAASELPASQRTEFSTVQDMTTYQQGPQNGWNDPPALSRTSKKKVLENRLPPPPITAPIMADPLSQPQQAPLPVAPAATVPFQPSHMPIPQAGVHLDSSKPSTEGAPGAPIGNTIQAMHSLPAEKITKNPIPEEHLILKTTFEALIQRCLSSAIDPQTKRKLDDANKRLESLYDKLREQTLSPSIIAGLHNIARSIESRNYMEGLNIHTHIVSTSNFSETSAFMPVLKVVLTQANKLGV, from the exons ATGAAGCTAAAAGAGATTGACCGTACTGCTATGCAGGCCTGGAGCCCTTCTCAGCAACATCCCATATATCTAGCTACAG GCACCTCTGCCCAACAGCTTGATGCCACATTCAGCACAAATGCATCTTTGGAGATTTTCGAGCTGGATTTGGATGAACCATCGCTAGATATGAAGTCCTGCGCTTCCTTTGCCTCTTCTCAtcg GTACCATAAGCTTATTTGGGGGCCACATGGAGCAAACTCTGAAAGCAGCGTTACAGGTATTCTCATTGCCGGAGGGGAGAACGGAAATGTAATTCTTTATGACCCCGCCAAGATTTTGGCCGGTGACAATAACGTGCTGATCGCTCAGCAGGATAAGCATACTGGGCCAGTCAGAGCTTTGGATGTAAATCCCTTCCAG ACAAACCTTTTTGCCTCTGGTGCCAATGAATCTGAAATTTACATTTGGGATTGTAATCACCTAGCTGTCCCCATGACGCCTGGCACCAAATCTCAG cCCCTGGAGGACATCAGCTGCATTGCATGGAACAGACAAGTTCAGCACATTCTGGCTTCTGCTAGCCCCAGTGGTAGAGCCACAGTATGGGACCTGCGAAAAAATGAACCAATTCTTAAAGTCAGCGACCACAGCAACAGG ATGCATTGTTCTGGCATGGCTTGGCATCCTGATGTGGCTACACAAATGGTCTTGTCTTCTGAAGATGATCGCTTACCTGTAATACAGATGTGGGATCTTAGATTTGCTTCTTCACCATTACGAGTGATGGAAAATCATGCAAG GGGCATCTTGGCTATTGCCTGGAGTATGGCAGACCCAGAAATGTTACTGAGCTGTGCGAAAGACTCCAAAATACTCTGCTCCAATCCCAACACCGGAGAA GTTTTGTATGAACTTCCTACCAATACCCAGTGGTGTTTTGATATCCAGTGGTGTCCGCGGAATCCGGCTGTGCTTTCTGCAGCTTCTTTTGATGGACATATCAGCGTTTATTCCATCATGGGTGGAGGCAATGACAATCTCAATCAGAAACAGGCGGATAAG CTTTCTTTATCTTTTGGGAATTTGGACCCATTTGGCACTGGACAatcccttcctcctctgcagcttcctCAGCAGACTGCACCACAGAGCAGCGTTCAACCTCTGAAAAAACCACCAAAGTGGCTGCGACGACCAGTTGGGGCCTCATTTTCT tttgGGGGGAAGTTGGTTACGTTTGGAGCTGAGAAGACTCAAGCAGCCCAACAGCATCCACAGGGGGACCGGTATCACGTGTATGTCAGCCAAGTGGTCACTGAGGAAGAATTTCTGAACCGCTCCAACAAACTTCAAGATGTGGTCAGCACAGGAGCGTTCCTTGACTATTGCCAGAAAAAGATTGATGATGCCAAGAATGACTTTGAAAAAAATGTCTGGTCATTCCTCAAG GTAAATTTTGAAGATGATTCTCGAGGGAAGTATCTAGAGCTTCTAGGATTCAGAAAGGAAGATCTTGGAGCAAAG ATTGCATCTGTTTTAAGCCAAGTTGATGGGCCAGATCAG ACTGTCAAAGAAACTGACCAGGCTGTAGAGAATGATGAGGAAGAAAGTGATGCGTCAGAGGAACTGATCTTGGGGGAG AGTGCAAACCAAGAGAAAGGAGAAGGTGGTGCCTCCACCCCGTCAGGTGAAACATTTAATATATCAGTGAGCGGAG ATGTTGATGGACTTATCACTCAAGCTTTGCTGACGGGGAACTTTGAAAGTGCAGTTGATCTTTGTTTACATGATAACCGTATGGCTGATGCAATTATTCTGGCCATTGCCGGAGGACCTGATTTATTGGCCAGGACGCAAACCAAATACTTTGCTAAATCGCAAAGCAAAATAACAAGG CtgatcacggctgttgttaccaAGAACTGGAGTGATATTGTGGAATCCTGTGATCTTAAGAATTGGAGAGAAGCACTTGCTGCAGTCTTGACCTATGCCAGGCCTGAAGAATTTGCTACTCTGTGTG ACCTATTGGGCTCCAGGCTTGAAAAGGAGGGTGATCAGTCTCTGCAGGCACAAGCCTGTCTATGCTACATCTGTGCAGGGAATGTAGAGAAACTAGTGGCCTGTTGGACCAAAGCCCAGGATGGAGTCAGCCCCCTCTCACTTCAG GATCTTATAGAAAAAGTGGTCATACTTCGTAAAGCCGTGCAAGTCACACAAGCTGTGGATACACAAGATGTTGGTGTCCTCCTGGCAGATAAGATGAGTCAGTATGCCATCTTACTGGCAGCTCAGGGTAGCCTTGCAGCTGCTATGGCATTTTTACCCAACAACACCAATCAG CTAAACATAGTGCAGTTGCGGGAGAGATTGTGCCGAGCACAAGGAGAGAGCAGCGTGCCTTCCACAAACACTATGCCAACCCGCACAGCACCAGCGGTTCCACAGCGCATACCAACGCATGTGAATCCAACATCGGACAACCATTACTACCCACAG agAGAAAATGCTCCTCCACCTGGCTTCAACATCCCTGGTAATATGTATCCATCTCCTCCTGTAGCTACAGCTCCACCACCGGATTCTAATGCCAACCCGTACAACATGGGGGCTCGGCAAACCTACCCCCAAC CCTATCCACCTGCTCCACAGTATTACGGTTCTGAGGGACAAGCGGTCTATCCACCTCAACCGTCAGCCTCAGTTCCCGCTGCCTCACCATACCCTAGCTCTTATGTCCCATCTTCCCACTCTGCTCCTCAACCTCTCTATCCTGTGCAGCCTCAACACTCTCCAGTGTCGTCATCATCTTCACTtccttctctccctcctcctggacATTCCTTCCAGCATGCCAGGCCAGGAGTGCCAGCTGCCTCTGCTCCTTATGCAATACCTCCACCTGGATCTACAGGTACTCTGCCTGCTGCCAGTGAGCTGCCTGCATCCCAGAGAACAG AATTTTCCACTGTTCAAGATATGACAACATACCAGCAAG GGCCACAGAATGGATGGAATGACCCCCCTGCTCTCAGTAGAACTTCAAAGAAAAAG GTTCTTGAAAACCGCCTCCCTcctccaccaatcacagctccgatAATGGCAGACCCACTGTCCCAACCGCAGCAAGCTCCATTGCCTGTAGCGCCTGCAGCAACAGTACCATTTCAGCCATCTCACATGCCAATCCCCCAAGCAGGAGTACACCTTGACTCCTCAAAGCCTAGTACAGAGGGTGCTCCAGGTGCACCCATTGGCAACACCATTCAG GCTATGCACAGCTTACCTGCTGAGAAGATCACCAAGAACCCGATCCCTGAGGAGCATCTAATCCTGAAAACGACTTTTGAAGCCCTCATCCAAAGATGTTTATCATCAGCCATCGATCCT caAACCAAAAGGAAATTGGATGATGCAAATAAGAGGCTGGAGTCCTTGTATGACAAGCTCAGAGAGCAAACG CTGTCTCCATCAATTATTGCAGGTTTACACAACATCGCCAGAAGTATTGAGTCTCGAAACTATATGGAAGGTCTGAACATCCATACTCACATAGTGAGCACCAGTAACTTCAGTGAAACATCTGCCTTCATGCCAGTACTCAAAGTAGTGCTTACCCAGGCCAATAAACTTGGAGTGTGA
- the SEC31A gene encoding protein transport protein Sec31A isoform X11, producing the protein MKLKEIDRTAMQAWSPSQQHPIYLATGTSAQQLDATFSTNASLEIFELDLDEPSLDMKSCASFASSHRYHKLIWGPHGANSESSVTGILIAGGENGNVILYDPAKILAGDNNVLIAQQDKHTGPVRALDVNPFQTNLFASGANESEIYIWDCNHLAVPMTPGTKSQPLEDISCIAWNRQVQHILASASPSGRATVWDLRKNEPILKVSDHSNRMHCSGMAWHPDVATQMVLSSEDDRLPVIQMWDLRFASSPLRVMENHARGILAIAWSMADPEMLLSCAKDSKILCSNPNTGEVLYELPTNTQWCFDIQWCPRNPAVLSAASFDGHISVYSIMGGGNDNLNQKQADKLSLSFGNLDPFGTGQSLPPLQLPQQTAPQSSVQPLKKPPKWLRRPVGASFSFGGKLVTFGAEKTQAAQQHPQGDRYHVYVSQVVTEEEFLNRSNKLQDVVSTGAFLDYCQKKIDDAKNDFEKNVWSFLKVNFEDDSRGKYLELLGFRKEDLGAKIASVLSQVDGPDQTVKETDQAVENDEEESDASEELILGESANQEKGEGGASTPSGETFNISVSGDVDGLITQALLTGNFESAVDLCLHDNRMADAIILAIAGGPDLLARTQTKYFAKSQSKITRLITAVVTKNWSDIVESCDLKNWREALAAVLTYARPEEFATLCDLLGSRLEKEGDQSLQAQACLCYICAGNVEKLVACWTKAQDGVSPLSLQDLIEKVVILRKAVQVTQAVDTQDVGVLLADKMSQYAILLAAQGSLAAAMAFLPNNTNQLNIVQLRERLCRAQGESSVPSTNTMPTRTAPAVPQRIPTHVNPTSDNHYYPQARIAPTVTSWSNKNPTALTSPAPAASSSFDTQRENAPPPGFNIPGNMYPSPPVATAPPPDSNANPYNMGARQTYPQPYPPAPQYYGSEGQAVYPPQPSASVPAASPYPSSYVPSSHSAPQPLYPVQPQHSPVSSSSSLPSLPPPGHSFQHARPGVPAASAPYAIPPPGSTGTLPAASELPASQRTGPQNGWNDPPALSRTSKKKAMHSLPAEKITKNPIPEEHLILKTTFEALIQRCLSSAIDPQTKRKLDDANKRLESLYDKLREQTLSPSIIAGLHNIARSIESRNYMEGLNIHTHIVSTSNFSETSAFMPVLKVVLTQANKLGV; encoded by the exons ATGAAGCTAAAAGAGATTGACCGTACTGCTATGCAGGCCTGGAGCCCTTCTCAGCAACATCCCATATATCTAGCTACAG GCACCTCTGCCCAACAGCTTGATGCCACATTCAGCACAAATGCATCTTTGGAGATTTTCGAGCTGGATTTGGATGAACCATCGCTAGATATGAAGTCCTGCGCTTCCTTTGCCTCTTCTCAtcg GTACCATAAGCTTATTTGGGGGCCACATGGAGCAAACTCTGAAAGCAGCGTTACAGGTATTCTCATTGCCGGAGGGGAGAACGGAAATGTAATTCTTTATGACCCCGCCAAGATTTTGGCCGGTGACAATAACGTGCTGATCGCTCAGCAGGATAAGCATACTGGGCCAGTCAGAGCTTTGGATGTAAATCCCTTCCAG ACAAACCTTTTTGCCTCTGGTGCCAATGAATCTGAAATTTACATTTGGGATTGTAATCACCTAGCTGTCCCCATGACGCCTGGCACCAAATCTCAG cCCCTGGAGGACATCAGCTGCATTGCATGGAACAGACAAGTTCAGCACATTCTGGCTTCTGCTAGCCCCAGTGGTAGAGCCACAGTATGGGACCTGCGAAAAAATGAACCAATTCTTAAAGTCAGCGACCACAGCAACAGG ATGCATTGTTCTGGCATGGCTTGGCATCCTGATGTGGCTACACAAATGGTCTTGTCTTCTGAAGATGATCGCTTACCTGTAATACAGATGTGGGATCTTAGATTTGCTTCTTCACCATTACGAGTGATGGAAAATCATGCAAG GGGCATCTTGGCTATTGCCTGGAGTATGGCAGACCCAGAAATGTTACTGAGCTGTGCGAAAGACTCCAAAATACTCTGCTCCAATCCCAACACCGGAGAA GTTTTGTATGAACTTCCTACCAATACCCAGTGGTGTTTTGATATCCAGTGGTGTCCGCGGAATCCGGCTGTGCTTTCTGCAGCTTCTTTTGATGGACATATCAGCGTTTATTCCATCATGGGTGGAGGCAATGACAATCTCAATCAGAAACAGGCGGATAAG CTTTCTTTATCTTTTGGGAATTTGGACCCATTTGGCACTGGACAatcccttcctcctctgcagcttcctCAGCAGACTGCACCACAGAGCAGCGTTCAACCTCTGAAAAAACCACCAAAGTGGCTGCGACGACCAGTTGGGGCCTCATTTTCT tttgGGGGGAAGTTGGTTACGTTTGGAGCTGAGAAGACTCAAGCAGCCCAACAGCATCCACAGGGGGACCGGTATCACGTGTATGTCAGCCAAGTGGTCACTGAGGAAGAATTTCTGAACCGCTCCAACAAACTTCAAGATGTGGTCAGCACAGGAGCGTTCCTTGACTATTGCCAGAAAAAGATTGATGATGCCAAGAATGACTTTGAAAAAAATGTCTGGTCATTCCTCAAG GTAAATTTTGAAGATGATTCTCGAGGGAAGTATCTAGAGCTTCTAGGATTCAGAAAGGAAGATCTTGGAGCAAAG ATTGCATCTGTTTTAAGCCAAGTTGATGGGCCAGATCAG ACTGTCAAAGAAACTGACCAGGCTGTAGAGAATGATGAGGAAGAAAGTGATGCGTCAGAGGAACTGATCTTGGGGGAG AGTGCAAACCAAGAGAAAGGAGAAGGTGGTGCCTCCACCCCGTCAGGTGAAACATTTAATATATCAGTGAGCGGAG ATGTTGATGGACTTATCACTCAAGCTTTGCTGACGGGGAACTTTGAAAGTGCAGTTGATCTTTGTTTACATGATAACCGTATGGCTGATGCAATTATTCTGGCCATTGCCGGAGGACCTGATTTATTGGCCAGGACGCAAACCAAATACTTTGCTAAATCGCAAAGCAAAATAACAAGG CtgatcacggctgttgttaccaAGAACTGGAGTGATATTGTGGAATCCTGTGATCTTAAGAATTGGAGAGAAGCACTTGCTGCAGTCTTGACCTATGCCAGGCCTGAAGAATTTGCTACTCTGTGTG ACCTATTGGGCTCCAGGCTTGAAAAGGAGGGTGATCAGTCTCTGCAGGCACAAGCCTGTCTATGCTACATCTGTGCAGGGAATGTAGAGAAACTAGTGGCCTGTTGGACCAAAGCCCAGGATGGAGTCAGCCCCCTCTCACTTCAG GATCTTATAGAAAAAGTGGTCATACTTCGTAAAGCCGTGCAAGTCACACAAGCTGTGGATACACAAGATGTTGGTGTCCTCCTGGCAGATAAGATGAGTCAGTATGCCATCTTACTGGCAGCTCAGGGTAGCCTTGCAGCTGCTATGGCATTTTTACCCAACAACACCAATCAG CTAAACATAGTGCAGTTGCGGGAGAGATTGTGCCGAGCACAAGGAGAGAGCAGCGTGCCTTCCACAAACACTATGCCAACCCGCACAGCACCAGCGGTTCCACAGCGCATACCAACGCATGTGAATCCAACATCGGACAACCATTACTACCCACAG GCTAGAATTGCCCCTACTGTCACTTCCTGGAGTAACAAAAACCCTACTGCCCTTACCAGCCCTgcacctgctgcctcctcttccttTGACACACAG agAGAAAATGCTCCTCCACCTGGCTTCAACATCCCTGGTAATATGTATCCATCTCCTCCTGTAGCTACAGCTCCACCACCGGATTCTAATGCCAACCCGTACAACATGGGGGCTCGGCAAACCTACCCCCAAC CCTATCCACCTGCTCCACAGTATTACGGTTCTGAGGGACAAGCGGTCTATCCACCTCAACCGTCAGCCTCAGTTCCCGCTGCCTCACCATACCCTAGCTCTTATGTCCCATCTTCCCACTCTGCTCCTCAACCTCTCTATCCTGTGCAGCCTCAACACTCTCCAGTGTCGTCATCATCTTCACTtccttctctccctcctcctggacATTCCTTCCAGCATGCCAGGCCAGGAGTGCCAGCTGCCTCTGCTCCTTATGCAATACCTCCACCTGGATCTACAGGTACTCTGCCTGCTGCCAGTGAGCTGCCTGCATCCCAGAGAACAG GGCCACAGAATGGATGGAATGACCCCCCTGCTCTCAGTAGAACTTCAAAGAAAAAG GCTATGCACAGCTTACCTGCTGAGAAGATCACCAAGAACCCGATCCCTGAGGAGCATCTAATCCTGAAAACGACTTTTGAAGCCCTCATCCAAAGATGTTTATCATCAGCCATCGATCCT caAACCAAAAGGAAATTGGATGATGCAAATAAGAGGCTGGAGTCCTTGTATGACAAGCTCAGAGAGCAAACG CTGTCTCCATCAATTATTGCAGGTTTACACAACATCGCCAGAAGTATTGAGTCTCGAAACTATATGGAAGGTCTGAACATCCATACTCACATAGTGAGCACCAGTAACTTCAGTGAAACATCTGCCTTCATGCCAGTACTCAAAGTAGTGCTTACCCAGGCCAATAAACTTGGAGTGTGA